In Prunus dulcis chromosome 2, ALMONDv2, whole genome shotgun sequence, a single genomic region encodes these proteins:
- the LOC117618899 gene encoding uncharacterized protein LOC117618899 isoform X2, with protein MASPTEPAHKKQARPITHLVHSTAANLLSLFASPKTTPSTPSTIRVAFLFPNSPKPLAFHSAQPDFKSAMKGVESSSESNSGFPSTVRIAGLNSNIKGGGPAFVGQVFSMCDLSGTGLMAVSTHFDIPFISKRTPEWLKKMFASVTNSERNGPVFRFFMDLGDAEMTYILTEVVFIVTYVKRLNIPSGVVGACRLDLAYEHFKEKPHLFQFVPNEKQAMQQNGRCKRVDGVPVFSAQNLDIAIASSDGIKWYTPYFFDKNMLDNILEESVDQHFHSLIQTRHMQRRRDVIDDSLPAEVIEEMGDNLWEPPEVQEVMDEMGNPGIPLSVISKAAEMQLLYAVDKVLLGNRWLRKATGIQPKFPYMVDSFERRSAASFLRASQSSNRLANREAVNDNKDSVHCSTSEVKLNDDIQTNKGNKLDLRFPFGDWFSHLLLKQKDQTEELSKECVELSSQQNPNLPKITMVGISTGEAGQMSKATLKKTMEDLTKELEQPDAGNAGGSDMSNELRFEDRDPLFVANVGDYYSGMARTGSARWVRGGNN; from the exons ATGGCCTCACCAACCGAGCCAGCACACAAGAAGCAAGCCAGACCCATAACCCACTTGGTCCACTCCACCGCAGCcaatctcctctctctcttcgccTCCcccaaaacgacgccgtcgACCCCGTCAACAATCCGCGTCGCGTTCCTCTTCCCCAACTCGCCGAAACCACTCGCCTTCCATTCGGCTCAACCGGACTTCAAATCCGCAATGAAGGGCGTGGAGTCCTCGTCTGAGTCAAACTCGGGGTTCCCGTCAACGGTCAGGATTGCAGGGTTGAACTCGAATATCAAGGGTGGTGGGCCGGCCTTTGTGGGCCAGGTCTTCAGTATGTGTGACCTCTCTGGGACTGGTCTCATGGCCGTCTCCACTCACTTTGACATACCCTTCATTTCCAAAAG AACTCCTGAGTGGCTCAAGAAGATGTTTGCATCAGTTACTAATAGTGAGAGAAATGGCCCCGTGTTCCGTTTTTTTATGGATTTAGGCGATGCAG AGATGACCTACATTCTGACTGAGGTTGTGTTCATAGTTACATATGTGAAACGGCTGAATATTCCAAGTGGTGTGGTGGGTGCTTGCCGTCTTGATTTAGCATATGAACATTTCAAG GAAAAGCCCCATTTGTTCCAGTTTGTTCCAAATGAGAAACAG GCAATGCAGCAGAATGGCAGATGCAAAAGGGTTGACGGAGTCCCAGTTTTTAGTGCTCAAAACTTGGATATTGCAATAGCAAGCTCAGATGGGATCAAATG GTATACTCCCTacttttttgataaaaacatGCTTGATAACATTCTTGAGGAATCTGTAGATCAGCATTTCCATTCTTTAATTCAAACTCGGCACATGCAGCGTCGACGGGATGTGATTGATGACAGCTTGCCAGCAGAAGTAATTGAAGAGATGGGAGATAACTTATGGGAGCCTCCAGAG GTTCAGGAAGTAATGGATGAAATGGGGAATCCTGGAATACCTTTGAGTGTCATTTCTAAGGCTGCTGAAATGCAACTCCTTTATGCTGTTGATAAAGTACTTCTTGGTAATAGGTGGTTAAGGAAAGCAACTGGCATTCAACCAAAATTCCCTTATATGGTTGACTCTTTTGAGAGAAG GAGTGCTGCCTCTTTTCTTAGAGCTTCTCAGTCATCTAACCGCCTTGCCAACAGGGAAGCAGTAAATGATAATAAAGATTCTGTACACTGTAGCACTTCAGAGGTTAAATTAAATGATGATATTCAGACCAATAAAGGAAACAAATTAGATCTCCGGTTCCCTTTTGGAGATTGGTTTAGTCATCTCTTGTTGAAGCAAAAGGACCAAACTGAAGAGTTGTCAAAGGAATGCGTAGAGCTGAGCTCAcagcaaaatccaaaccttCCTAAGATTACAATGGTTGGCATTTCAACTGGTGAGGCAGGGCAGATGAGTAAAGCAACTTTAAAGAAGACAATGGAGGATTTGACGAAAGAATTGGAGCAGCCGGATGCTGGAAATGCTGGTGGTAGTGATATGAGTAATGAGTTAAGATTTGAAGATAGAGATCCACTATTTGTGGCTAATGTAGGTGATTATTATTCTGGCATGGCAAGGACAGGTTCAGCTAGATGGGTTCGTGGAGGAAACAATTAG
- the LOC117618899 gene encoding uncharacterized protein LOC117618899 isoform X3, which translates to MASPTEPAHKKQARPITHLVHSTAANLLSLFASPKTTPSTPSTIRVAFLFPNSPKPLAFHSAQPDFKSAMKGVESSSESNSGFPSTVRIAGLNSNIKGGGPAFVGQVFSMCDLSGTGLMAVSTHFDIPFISKRTPEWLKKMFASVTNSERNGPVFRFFMDLGDAVTYVKRLNIPSGVVGACRLDLAYEHFKEKPHLFQFVPNEKQVKAANKLLKAMQQNGRCKRVDGVPVFSAQNLDIAIASSDGIKWYTPYFFDKNMLDNILEESVDQHFHSLIQTRHMQRRRDVIDDSLPAEVIEEMGDNLWEPPEVQEVMDEMGNPGIPLSVISKAAEMQLLYAVDKVLLGNRWLRKATGIQPKFPYMVDSFERRSAASFLRASQSSNRLANREAVNDNKDSVHCSTSEVKLNDDIQTNKGNKLDLRFPFGDWFSHLLLKQKDQTEELSKECVELSSQQNPNLPKITMVGISTGEAGQMSKATLKKTMEDLTKELEQPDAGNAGGSDMSNELRFEDRDPLFVANVGDYYSGMARTGSARWVRGGNN; encoded by the exons ATGGCCTCACCAACCGAGCCAGCACACAAGAAGCAAGCCAGACCCATAACCCACTTGGTCCACTCCACCGCAGCcaatctcctctctctcttcgccTCCcccaaaacgacgccgtcgACCCCGTCAACAATCCGCGTCGCGTTCCTCTTCCCCAACTCGCCGAAACCACTCGCCTTCCATTCGGCTCAACCGGACTTCAAATCCGCAATGAAGGGCGTGGAGTCCTCGTCTGAGTCAAACTCGGGGTTCCCGTCAACGGTCAGGATTGCAGGGTTGAACTCGAATATCAAGGGTGGTGGGCCGGCCTTTGTGGGCCAGGTCTTCAGTATGTGTGACCTCTCTGGGACTGGTCTCATGGCCGTCTCCACTCACTTTGACATACCCTTCATTTCCAAAAG AACTCCTGAGTGGCTCAAGAAGATGTTTGCATCAGTTACTAATAGTGAGAGAAATGGCCCCGTGTTCCGTTTTTTTATGGATTTAGGCGATGCAG TTACATATGTGAAACGGCTGAATATTCCAAGTGGTGTGGTGGGTGCTTGCCGTCTTGATTTAGCATATGAACATTTCAAG GAAAAGCCCCATTTGTTCCAGTTTGTTCCAAATGAGAAACAG GTCAAGGCAGCTAACAAACTTCTCAAGGCAATGCAGCAGAATGGCAGATGCAAAAGGGTTGACGGAGTCCCAGTTTTTAGTGCTCAAAACTTGGATATTGCAATAGCAAGCTCAGATGGGATCAAATG GTATACTCCCTacttttttgataaaaacatGCTTGATAACATTCTTGAGGAATCTGTAGATCAGCATTTCCATTCTTTAATTCAAACTCGGCACATGCAGCGTCGACGGGATGTGATTGATGACAGCTTGCCAGCAGAAGTAATTGAAGAGATGGGAGATAACTTATGGGAGCCTCCAGAG GTTCAGGAAGTAATGGATGAAATGGGGAATCCTGGAATACCTTTGAGTGTCATTTCTAAGGCTGCTGAAATGCAACTCCTTTATGCTGTTGATAAAGTACTTCTTGGTAATAGGTGGTTAAGGAAAGCAACTGGCATTCAACCAAAATTCCCTTATATGGTTGACTCTTTTGAGAGAAG GAGTGCTGCCTCTTTTCTTAGAGCTTCTCAGTCATCTAACCGCCTTGCCAACAGGGAAGCAGTAAATGATAATAAAGATTCTGTACACTGTAGCACTTCAGAGGTTAAATTAAATGATGATATTCAGACCAATAAAGGAAACAAATTAGATCTCCGGTTCCCTTTTGGAGATTGGTTTAGTCATCTCTTGTTGAAGCAAAAGGACCAAACTGAAGAGTTGTCAAAGGAATGCGTAGAGCTGAGCTCAcagcaaaatccaaaccttCCTAAGATTACAATGGTTGGCATTTCAACTGGTGAGGCAGGGCAGATGAGTAAAGCAACTTTAAAGAAGACAATGGAGGATTTGACGAAAGAATTGGAGCAGCCGGATGCTGGAAATGCTGGTGGTAGTGATATGAGTAATGAGTTAAGATTTGAAGATAGAGATCCACTATTTGTGGCTAATGTAGGTGATTATTATTCTGGCATGGCAAGGACAGGTTCAGCTAGATGGGTTCGTGGAGGAAACAATTAG
- the LOC117618899 gene encoding uncharacterized protein LOC117618899 isoform X1, whose translation MASPTEPAHKKQARPITHLVHSTAANLLSLFASPKTTPSTPSTIRVAFLFPNSPKPLAFHSAQPDFKSAMKGVESSSESNSGFPSTVRIAGLNSNIKGGGPAFVGQVFSMCDLSGTGLMAVSTHFDIPFISKRTPEWLKKMFASVTNSERNGPVFRFFMDLGDAEMTYILTEVVFIVTYVKRLNIPSGVVGACRLDLAYEHFKEKPHLFQFVPNEKQVKAANKLLKAMQQNGRCKRVDGVPVFSAQNLDIAIASSDGIKWYTPYFFDKNMLDNILEESVDQHFHSLIQTRHMQRRRDVIDDSLPAEVIEEMGDNLWEPPEVQEVMDEMGNPGIPLSVISKAAEMQLLYAVDKVLLGNRWLRKATGIQPKFPYMVDSFERRSAASFLRASQSSNRLANREAVNDNKDSVHCSTSEVKLNDDIQTNKGNKLDLRFPFGDWFSHLLLKQKDQTEELSKECVELSSQQNPNLPKITMVGISTGEAGQMSKATLKKTMEDLTKELEQPDAGNAGGSDMSNELRFEDRDPLFVANVGDYYSGMARTGSARWVRGGNN comes from the exons ATGGCCTCACCAACCGAGCCAGCACACAAGAAGCAAGCCAGACCCATAACCCACTTGGTCCACTCCACCGCAGCcaatctcctctctctcttcgccTCCcccaaaacgacgccgtcgACCCCGTCAACAATCCGCGTCGCGTTCCTCTTCCCCAACTCGCCGAAACCACTCGCCTTCCATTCGGCTCAACCGGACTTCAAATCCGCAATGAAGGGCGTGGAGTCCTCGTCTGAGTCAAACTCGGGGTTCCCGTCAACGGTCAGGATTGCAGGGTTGAACTCGAATATCAAGGGTGGTGGGCCGGCCTTTGTGGGCCAGGTCTTCAGTATGTGTGACCTCTCTGGGACTGGTCTCATGGCCGTCTCCACTCACTTTGACATACCCTTCATTTCCAAAAG AACTCCTGAGTGGCTCAAGAAGATGTTTGCATCAGTTACTAATAGTGAGAGAAATGGCCCCGTGTTCCGTTTTTTTATGGATTTAGGCGATGCAG AGATGACCTACATTCTGACTGAGGTTGTGTTCATAGTTACATATGTGAAACGGCTGAATATTCCAAGTGGTGTGGTGGGTGCTTGCCGTCTTGATTTAGCATATGAACATTTCAAG GAAAAGCCCCATTTGTTCCAGTTTGTTCCAAATGAGAAACAG GTCAAGGCAGCTAACAAACTTCTCAAGGCAATGCAGCAGAATGGCAGATGCAAAAGGGTTGACGGAGTCCCAGTTTTTAGTGCTCAAAACTTGGATATTGCAATAGCAAGCTCAGATGGGATCAAATG GTATACTCCCTacttttttgataaaaacatGCTTGATAACATTCTTGAGGAATCTGTAGATCAGCATTTCCATTCTTTAATTCAAACTCGGCACATGCAGCGTCGACGGGATGTGATTGATGACAGCTTGCCAGCAGAAGTAATTGAAGAGATGGGAGATAACTTATGGGAGCCTCCAGAG GTTCAGGAAGTAATGGATGAAATGGGGAATCCTGGAATACCTTTGAGTGTCATTTCTAAGGCTGCTGAAATGCAACTCCTTTATGCTGTTGATAAAGTACTTCTTGGTAATAGGTGGTTAAGGAAAGCAACTGGCATTCAACCAAAATTCCCTTATATGGTTGACTCTTTTGAGAGAAG GAGTGCTGCCTCTTTTCTTAGAGCTTCTCAGTCATCTAACCGCCTTGCCAACAGGGAAGCAGTAAATGATAATAAAGATTCTGTACACTGTAGCACTTCAGAGGTTAAATTAAATGATGATATTCAGACCAATAAAGGAAACAAATTAGATCTCCGGTTCCCTTTTGGAGATTGGTTTAGTCATCTCTTGTTGAAGCAAAAGGACCAAACTGAAGAGTTGTCAAAGGAATGCGTAGAGCTGAGCTCAcagcaaaatccaaaccttCCTAAGATTACAATGGTTGGCATTTCAACTGGTGAGGCAGGGCAGATGAGTAAAGCAACTTTAAAGAAGACAATGGAGGATTTGACGAAAGAATTGGAGCAGCCGGATGCTGGAAATGCTGGTGGTAGTGATATGAGTAATGAGTTAAGATTTGAAGATAGAGATCCACTATTTGTGGCTAATGTAGGTGATTATTATTCTGGCATGGCAAGGACAGGTTCAGCTAGATGGGTTCGTGGAGGAAACAATTAG
- the LOC117618899 gene encoding uncharacterized protein LOC117618899 isoform X4, giving the protein MASPTEPAHKKQARPITHLVHSTAANLLSLFASPKTTPSTPSTIRVAFLFPNSPKPLAFHSAQPDFKSAMKGVESSSESNSGFPSTVRIAGLNSNIKGGGPAFVGQVFSMCDLSGTGLMAVSTHFDIPFISKRTPEWLKKMFASVTNSERNGPVFRFFMDLGDAEMTYILTEVVFIVTYVKRLNIPSGVVGACRLDLAYEHFKEKPHLFQFVPNEKQQNGRCKRVDGVPVFSAQNLDIAIASSDGIKWYTPYFFDKNMLDNILEESVDQHFHSLIQTRHMQRRRDVIDDSLPAEVIEEMGDNLWEPPEVQEVMDEMGNPGIPLSVISKAAEMQLLYAVDKVLLGNRWLRKATGIQPKFPYMVDSFERRSAASFLRASQSSNRLANREAVNDNKDSVHCSTSEVKLNDDIQTNKGNKLDLRFPFGDWFSHLLLKQKDQTEELSKECVELSSQQNPNLPKITMVGISTGEAGQMSKATLKKTMEDLTKELEQPDAGNAGGSDMSNELRFEDRDPLFVANVGDYYSGMARTGSARWVRGGNN; this is encoded by the exons ATGGCCTCACCAACCGAGCCAGCACACAAGAAGCAAGCCAGACCCATAACCCACTTGGTCCACTCCACCGCAGCcaatctcctctctctcttcgccTCCcccaaaacgacgccgtcgACCCCGTCAACAATCCGCGTCGCGTTCCTCTTCCCCAACTCGCCGAAACCACTCGCCTTCCATTCGGCTCAACCGGACTTCAAATCCGCAATGAAGGGCGTGGAGTCCTCGTCTGAGTCAAACTCGGGGTTCCCGTCAACGGTCAGGATTGCAGGGTTGAACTCGAATATCAAGGGTGGTGGGCCGGCCTTTGTGGGCCAGGTCTTCAGTATGTGTGACCTCTCTGGGACTGGTCTCATGGCCGTCTCCACTCACTTTGACATACCCTTCATTTCCAAAAG AACTCCTGAGTGGCTCAAGAAGATGTTTGCATCAGTTACTAATAGTGAGAGAAATGGCCCCGTGTTCCGTTTTTTTATGGATTTAGGCGATGCAG AGATGACCTACATTCTGACTGAGGTTGTGTTCATAGTTACATATGTGAAACGGCTGAATATTCCAAGTGGTGTGGTGGGTGCTTGCCGTCTTGATTTAGCATATGAACATTTCAAG GAAAAGCCCCATTTGTTCCAGTTTGTTCCAAATGAGAAACAG CAGAATGGCAGATGCAAAAGGGTTGACGGAGTCCCAGTTTTTAGTGCTCAAAACTTGGATATTGCAATAGCAAGCTCAGATGGGATCAAATG GTATACTCCCTacttttttgataaaaacatGCTTGATAACATTCTTGAGGAATCTGTAGATCAGCATTTCCATTCTTTAATTCAAACTCGGCACATGCAGCGTCGACGGGATGTGATTGATGACAGCTTGCCAGCAGAAGTAATTGAAGAGATGGGAGATAACTTATGGGAGCCTCCAGAG GTTCAGGAAGTAATGGATGAAATGGGGAATCCTGGAATACCTTTGAGTGTCATTTCTAAGGCTGCTGAAATGCAACTCCTTTATGCTGTTGATAAAGTACTTCTTGGTAATAGGTGGTTAAGGAAAGCAACTGGCATTCAACCAAAATTCCCTTATATGGTTGACTCTTTTGAGAGAAG GAGTGCTGCCTCTTTTCTTAGAGCTTCTCAGTCATCTAACCGCCTTGCCAACAGGGAAGCAGTAAATGATAATAAAGATTCTGTACACTGTAGCACTTCAGAGGTTAAATTAAATGATGATATTCAGACCAATAAAGGAAACAAATTAGATCTCCGGTTCCCTTTTGGAGATTGGTTTAGTCATCTCTTGTTGAAGCAAAAGGACCAAACTGAAGAGTTGTCAAAGGAATGCGTAGAGCTGAGCTCAcagcaaaatccaaaccttCCTAAGATTACAATGGTTGGCATTTCAACTGGTGAGGCAGGGCAGATGAGTAAAGCAACTTTAAAGAAGACAATGGAGGATTTGACGAAAGAATTGGAGCAGCCGGATGCTGGAAATGCTGGTGGTAGTGATATGAGTAATGAGTTAAGATTTGAAGATAGAGATCCACTATTTGTGGCTAATGTAGGTGATTATTATTCTGGCATGGCAAGGACAGGTTCAGCTAGATGGGTTCGTGGAGGAAACAATTAG
- the LOC117618901 gene encoding LOW QUALITY PROTEIN: probable WRKY transcription factor 27 (The sequence of the model RefSeq protein was modified relative to this genomic sequence to represent the inferred CDS: inserted 2 bases in 1 codon), whose amino-acid sequence MADDWDLYAVVRSCKSATHATTTNTSAAGAPTNPITPPSAEEEYPFWDWLKSEEETDPLFSFPNLLEPRANAFQELQQFYEPLLPNPTTTNNPSTNNNTFVPPIIPNSPIISDFGGSASSGQHHLQQQQHHFLPTNTPASPHFNPAIFPPGFGEFHGQQQPLLLPKPETQILPQQLPTQQGFMRPRAMVPALPPPLPRVPFTMPINSPRPRKRKCQQKRQVCQVNAENLSADLWAWRKYGQKPIKGSPHPRNYYRCSSSKGCSARKQVERSTADPNIFVVTYTGDHTHPRPTHRNSLAGSTRNKLSAMAGQNQPINNDSGSPPAQADQDVVANNVNSDNSLDKENEELDEDEEERDENEIEDEDVEEDDVLIPNTAMSDEIFLGLKQLGCTSXSGSEGSLAAGASGDTFSDQEPSSLGSSWAAANRSSAVGATVGGGR is encoded by the exons ATGGCAGATGATTGGGATCTTTACGCTGTGGTGAGGAGTTGCAAATCAGCCACCCACGCCACCACCACTAACACTTCCGCCGCAGGCGCACCCACAAATCCCATTACCCCACCCTCCGCGGAGGAAGAATACCCTTTTTGGGATTGGTTGAAATCCGAGGAGGAAACTGACCCATTATTCTCTTTCCCCAATCTCCTCGAGCCCAGAGCCAATGCTTTCCAAGAGCTGCAACAGTTTTACGAACCCCTTTTGCCcaaccccaccaccaccaacaatcCCAGCACTAACAACAACACCTTTGTTCCTCCTATTATTCCAAATTCCCCCATTATTTCTGACTTTGGAGGATCTGCCAGTAGTGGCCAACATCACCTACAACAGCAACAACATCATTTTCTGCCAACCAACACCCCCGCGAGCCCTCATTTCAACCCTGCCATCTTTCCTCCTGGTTTTGGAGAATTCCATGGCCAACAACAGCCGCTTCTGCTACCCAAACCAGAGACTCAAATTCTACCCCAACAGCTCCCAACGCAGCAGGGTTTTATGAGGCCTCGGGCCATGGTTCCcgctcttcctcctcctcttcctcgtGTACCATTCACCATGCCAATCAACTCCCCCCGGCCAAGAAAAAG GAAGTGTCAGCAGAAAAGACAGGTTTGTCAAGTAAACGCAGAGAATCTCTCCGCCGATTTATGGGCATGGCGTAAGTACGGCCAAAAACCTATCAAGGGTTCTCCTCATCCAAG GAACTATTACCGCTGCAGTAGCTCCAAAGGATGTTCAGCGAGAAAACAAGTGGAACGGAGCACGGCGGACCCCAACATCTTCGTCGTCACATACACAGGCGACCATACTCACCCTCGTCCAACGCATCGAAACTCCCTTGCTGGCAGCACCAGAAACAAGTTATCAGCGATGGCGGGTCAAAACCAGCCCATCAACAACGACTCCGGTTCACCACCAGCCCAAGCTGACCAAGACGTTGTTGCCAATAACGTCAATTCTGACAATTCActtgacaaagaaaatgaggaacttgatgaggatgaggaggaaAGGGATGAGAACGAGATCGAGGACGAGGACGTGGAGGAGGACGATGTTCTGATCCCGAACACAGCCATGTCGGATGAGATATTCTTGGGGCTGAAGCAATTGGGTTGTACTAG TAGTGGTAGCGAGGGTTCTCTGGCGGCAGGTGCTTCTGGTGATACTTTTTCGGATCAAGAGCCGTCAAGTTTGGGGTCTTCTTGGGCTGCTGCTAATCGTTCCTCTGCTGTCGGAGCCACCGTTGGCGGAGGCCGCTAG
- the LOC117618903 gene encoding probable NADH dehydrogenase [ubiquinone] 1 alpha subcomplex subunit 5, mitochondrial, whose amino-acid sequence MFLRAIGRPLMAKVKQTTGIVGLDVVPNAREVLIELYSKTLKEIQAVPEDEGYRKAVESFTRQRLKVCREEEDWEAIEKKLGCGQVEELIEEAHDELTLIGKMIEWDPWGVPDDYECEVIENDAPVPKHVPLHRPGPLPEEFYKTLEGLTTNQAKLDEAKATSIGSESKE is encoded by the exons ATGTTCCTGCGAGCGATCGGACGGCCATTAATGGCCAAGGTGAAGCAGACGACGGGGATCGTAGGGCTGGACGTGGTCCCCAATGCCAGGGAGGTCCTAATTGAGCTATACTCCAAAACCCTAAAGGAGATCCAGGCCGTTCCCGAGGACGAAGGATACCGTAAGGCCGTCGAGAGCTTCACACGGCAGCGTCTCAAGGTCTGCCGCGAAGAAGAGGACTGGGAAGCGATCGAGAAGAAGCTTGGCTGTGGCCAGGTCGAGGAGCTCATCGAGGAGGCACATGACGAGCTCACCCTCATCGGCAAGATGATCG AGTGGGATCCATGGGGTGTTCCTGATGATTATGAATGCGAGGTGATCGAGAATGACGCGCCTGTTCCCAAACATGTTCCTCTGCACCGACCTGGTCCTCTTCCCGAAGAGTTCTACAAGACGCTGGAGGGTCTTACTACAAACCAAGCAAAATTGGATGAGGCTAAGGCCACCTCTATCGGGTCCGAATCAAAGGAGTAA